The following nucleotide sequence is from Thermodesulfobacteriota bacterium.
TATTTAGAGGTATTTATTGAAACTAAGTTTTCCTGATTATGTGGTTTTAATCGTTGAGGATCTGGACAGAGCCTTAAACTTTTATACTGATGTTTTCGGGTTTCAATTGGGACACCGTTCAGGAGATTACGCACAGCTTAAAACTGGAGCTACTCGCCTTGCGTTTTATACAAGGGAGGCTATGGCAATGACTTTGGGCCTTTCGCTTAAACCTCCCAGTGATGAATCACCTGGATTTGAAATCGGATTCAAGGTTGCAGACGTAGATGCGGCCTTCTTAGAGGTCATTGAAAAAGGCGCAACAGCTGCAATGCATCCGACTACCCGTCCTTGGGGACAGCGCACTGCATACATCCGTGACCCTGATGGACATTTGATCGAACTTGTGCAAGACCTACGTTAGGCTCTAACGATCGGGATTAAATCCAAGGGTATTTCTTCTAAATTCTTGAATAAGCATTTAGCCATTTTTTTGTTGGAATACAAGTCCCTTACATGTAATTGGTGATATCTTACCTCCAAAAATGGCTTCAATTATTTGCATAGTGTTAAAGTACTGTTAAAGCTGTGTTAAAAACCTAATTCATTACTTGATATTATAGGGATAACATCCCATAATTAAACTATAATATATTATTACAATATTATTTCACGAGTAACGCGAGCAAAGTTTCTTGGTGGATGCATGTTCCTATTTAGTAAGGCAGTAAAGCCGATAGATAACAGTTGAAAGTAGATACAATTTTAATCTCAGATATACACCTTGGTTCCGATTTAGCTAGACCAAGGGACCTCATAAATATACTTCACTCACATTTGTATGTTCAGTTGGTGATAGTAGGCGATTTGTTCGATGATATGAATCTGGAAAGACTCAATTCCGAACATTTGGAATTAATTAATTTTCTTCGAGAAGTTTCAAAATCTCATAAGGTTGTTTGGGTCGAAGGTAATCATGATCACAAAATGATAAGGGGCTTTTCTGAAATCATTGGGAATACCCAAACCTGTGAGAAATATGAATGGGATTATTTGGGCAAAAAGTACTTAGCTATCCACGGTCATCAGTTTGATGAGTACCTATTAAATCATGGAAATTTAACAGAAATAGCTTGTACGATCTATCGTATATCGCAGAGATTTGATCTGCGATTGAATACCAATCTATCCAGAAGGTTAAGAAGGGGTGTCGAAAGATGGAAGAGGGTTACGGAAAGGGTTTTGACTGGCGCTTTAAAATTCGCCGAGTTTTGTGGAGCAGACAAAGTATTTTGCGGGCATACCCACAATCCAATAAGGAGGTTTAAGAAGAATGGAATTGAATATTGGAATACAGGGTGCTGGACCGATCCACATTTAGCTTCCTATATTACTATCGGCGAACAGGGTATAAATCTGCAGGTAATAGAATGAAGATATTATACGGTGTTCAAGGAACGGGCAATGGTCATATATCCAGAAGCAAAGAGATTATAAAAAGACTGAAGCAAAATGCCCAGGTTGATATATTGATATCTGGGTCATTGCATGAAATGGATTTAGATTTAGAAGTTAAATATAGGAAGGATGGTACTGGAGCATGGTTCAAGAAAAATGGTGGAATCGATTATTGGGGCTTAATAAGAAAAACGAAATTTATCAAAATTATTAAAGACATATTATTCAGTCCCGTAAAACAATATGAATTGGTAGTATCTGACTTTGAACCCGTAACAGCTTGGTCTGCCAAATACTACGGGGTTCCGTCAATTCATCTATCACATCAAATTGCATTACTTGACAATCACATTCCAAGGCCACGGGAAAAGGACTTGCTAGCAGAATTTGTGATACGATATTACGCCCCATGCATACGACAGCTTGGATTTCATTATCAAAGATATTCTGACAAGATACTTACCCCTGTAGTCAGAGGGGAAGTAAGGAATCTAACCGTTTCGAATCTAGACCATTTTGTTGTTTATTTCTCGACTTATGACCCTCTTAAAGTTGGAAAGTTTTTTAGGAGTGTCGATGCTAAGTTTGAACTTTTCAGTAAATATTACACCTTTAATTCACCTACTACTAAATATAATGTTACTGTTTATCCATTTAAAAAGGAATTATTCCTGAGCAGATTAAGTTCTTGTAGTGGCATCATCTGTAATGCCGGATTCCAATTAACATCAGAGGCTTTGCTCTTGGGGAAAAGAATGCTGATAATACCGATGAGGGGTCAGTATGAGCAGATTTGCAATGCGGAAGCCCTTAAACAGCTTGGTGCTACAGTCGTAACTGCAATTGATGAAAGTTTTGGAGGTAAGTTGAGGACGTGGTTAGAGACAAAAACAGAGTCGCAAAAAATCGATTATCCTGATAATGCTTCAGAGGTAGTCGATAAAATTTTAAGATATGAGCATTAATTAAGCTACGTCTGGAATTTTCAGCTTTAATGTGGAACCCTCATGACCCTTGGAACCAATTGAATTTGAACGAATTCTTTCTAATCATAACAATCGAGAGGGCTTTCAAAAACCCCTGAGACGATATCTTAACTGAACATCGCCGGATCAGAAAATGGTGTCATATCCCTACTTAATTGAAGATTGTAGAGACGCAAAGCTCTGCGTGTCTTTTCCGAACCCGTTCTGAAGGATTACAACTAAATTTCCACCAGAATTGTTTAGTTTTTTAAATTGGTATAAAGTCTTAATCCTATCTTTTAATCATATTTTAAGGGAAGTAGGAGTGTTATCCGATGAAATGGCGCATCTTAGTGGTGCTTTCGATCGCAGAGTTGCTTGGAATGGCATTGTGGTTTTCTGCTTCAGCCGTTACTCCCACTTTGGCAGCAGAATGGCATCTGAGCGATGCGGGCAAGGCATGGTTGACCATGTCTGTTCAGATAGGATTTGTAGTCGGCGCATTTCTGAGTGCTCTACTGAATCTATCCGATATTTTTAATGCCCGTTATGTCTTTTTCGTTGGTGCATTTATTGGCGCATTTCTTAATGGGGCAATAGGTTTGTATGTAAACAGTTTAGGGCCTGCAATTATTCTTCGATTTTTTACGGGTGCCTGCCTTGCCGGTGTCTACCCTCCTGCGATGAAAATCATGGCATCGTGGTTTAAGAATGGTCGGGGAATGGCGATAGGAATATTAGTAGGCGCATTAACTGTGGGTTCTGCTTCACCACATTTATTGAAAATTATTGGGAACCCCGATTGGCGTGAGCTCATGTTAACGTCATCGTCGCTGTCTGTTATTGCCGGATTCATATGTTTATTTTTTGTAAAAGATGGACCTTATTTTGCCTCTGCAGCAAGATTCGATTGGCGGTACATAGGCAAGACTTTTACTGATCAAGGTGTTAGGTTGGCTAACTTTGGTTACCTGGGACATATGTGGGAGCTATATGCAGTTTGGACATGGATTCCATTATTTCTCTTTGAGAGCTTTAAAAAGGGTGGAATAGAAAACGCTACGGCATATTCAGCGATTGGTTCATTTGCCGTCATTGGTGTTGGAGGGCTGGGATGTGTGGTTGCTGGAATTCTCGCAGATAGTTATGGTCGCACGAGAATTACAATAATATCGATGGCTATTAGTGGAAGTTGTTGCTTGTTAGTCGGTTTTCTTTTCGGTTACAGTCCAGTTGCGCTTATTATTTTATGCCTTATTTGGGGTTTTGCTGTTCCTGCAGATTCCGCGCAGTTTTCTGCCAGCGTTACTGAATTGGGACACCCAGAC
It contains:
- a CDS encoding glycosyltransferase family protein; translation: MKILYGVQGTGNGHISRSKEIIKRLKQNAQVDILISGSLHEMDLDLEVKYRKDGTGAWFKKNGGIDYWGLIRKTKFIKIIKDILFSPVKQYELVVSDFEPVTAWSAKYYGVPSIHLSHQIALLDNHIPRPREKDLLAEFVIRYYAPCIRQLGFHYQRYSDKILTPVVRGEVRNLTVSNLDHFVVYFSTYDPLKVGKFFRSVDAKFELFSKYYTFNSPTTKYNVTVYPFKKELFLSRLSSCSGIICNAGFQLTSEALLLGKRMLIIPMRGQYEQICNAEALKQLGATVVTAIDESFGGKLRTWLETKTESQKIDYPDNASEVVDKILRYEH
- a CDS encoding MFS transporter — encoded protein: MKWRILVVLSIAELLGMALWFSASAVTPTLAAEWHLSDAGKAWLTMSVQIGFVVGAFLSALLNLSDIFNARYVFFVGAFIGAFLNGAIGLYVNSLGPAIILRFFTGACLAGVYPPAMKIMASWFKNGRGMAIGILVGALTVGSASPHLLKIIGNPDWRELMLTSSSLSVIAGFICLFFVKDGPYFASAARFDWRYIGKTFTDQGVRLANFGYLGHMWELYAVWTWIPLFLFESFKKGGIENATAYSAIGSFAVIGVGGLGCVVAGILADSYGRTRITIISMAISGSCCLLVGFLFGYSPVALIILCLIWGFAVPADSAQFSASVTELGHPDYIGTALTMQTCMGFLLTIVSIRLLPAFVNWMSWHWAFSVLAIGPLFGVWSMYRLRQSPAAIKIGGESSSKLGAYK
- a CDS encoding VOC family protein, which produces MKLSFPDYVVLIVEDLDRALNFYTDVFGFQLGHRSGDYAQLKTGATRLAFYTREAMAMTLGLSLKPPSDESPGFEIGFKVADVDAAFLEVIEKGATAAMHPTTRPWGQRTAYIRDPDGHLIELVQDLR
- a CDS encoding UDP-2,3-diacylglucosamine diphosphatase, with product MKVDTILISDIHLGSDLARPRDLINILHSHLYVQLVIVGDLFDDMNLERLNSEHLELINFLREVSKSHKVVWVEGNHDHKMIRGFSEIIGNTQTCEKYEWDYLGKKYLAIHGHQFDEYLLNHGNLTEIACTIYRISQRFDLRLNTNLSRRLRRGVERWKRVTERVLTGALKFAEFCGADKVFCGHTHNPIRRFKKNGIEYWNTGCWTDPHLASYITIGEQGINLQVIE